Proteins co-encoded in one Xiphophorus couchianus chromosome 3, X_couchianus-1.0, whole genome shotgun sequence genomic window:
- the arhgef1 gene encoding rho guanine nucleotide exchange factor 1 isoform X7 produces the protein MLLKKKRLTFVPDEDKCQAIFAAVAAYMKHLEVKNRAGDSKKSKRGFPWIKKNHDPQKPRTRGFHVPIWIGGSAVEGKLKEAEVDKDAKGREVKGGPGRGSLTETPVPSIKKPENSASVPNAEPAGNNLTPTTTEPTPTDGQPITCSDLPSPTDLLLPEIGAVVPIIEHSSPHDAHPEESDRERRKPSRKVGRSESARVDRHSSRRRGSSRKQSRSRSDVDLQPPSSATTPTPLSPQNLHPLDGPAFPSEVPGQAPTSPSPQLEEIDPRLQELEQDPPSWRVLASSETLKNLSKKETKRQEVINELFATEHAHVRMLSVLQWVFAKPLERAEILSALDLETIFPSLEEIIDMHYNFYESLKKLRVSDNYIVKNISPTLLNRFGGPEGEWFQKLTARFCSYQTYALDQIKQRQKKDARFNSFIQDAESKPQCRRLQLKDIIPTEMQRLTKYPLLLENIAKNTEEKEEKESIQQSAECCRKILNHVNEEVKTMGNMLTLKEYQKKLETSGLKASVELYTEYKSIDLTQRKMLFEGPLVWRVTKEKAIDVHCLLLDDMLVLAQKQEDKMLLKCQSKSNITAQEGKQMLSPIIKLDSVFLREVATDRKAFYVIFTWDSGAQIYELVAQSIAEMKIWHDIIKSTVDVLKKSGTSIRLHIPPGVGITPLSPTTLSAPLNPSENGSLRGSSDQERDSVTDHNAVPPRVNLIETLTDRGLLQVLDYSSRNQEKVADGALDEVMSLKRLLIGSISLSEDSQHDEEHEEEQPDKPSHETEAPQPTVESESTDSGYMQVNTSPSAKEDGAKQEDEDGSIFAPLVLSQERRAEVSRRLDSLLQMIQRLQAVEEEHHKLSEVLSEFSLESANFQ, from the exons ATGCTACTTAAAAAGAAGAG aCTTACTTTTGTCCCAGATGAGGATAAATG CCAAGCCATCTTTGCTGCAGTAGCTGCCTACATGAAGCACCTCGAAGTCAAAAACAGGGCAGGAGATAGTAAAAAGTCCAAAAGAGGTTTCCCTTGGATTAAG AAGAATCATGATCCTCAAAAACCCAGGACTCGGGGGTTCCATGTTCCAATCTGGATTGGAGGCAGTG CAGTCGAAGGCAAACTAAAAGAAGCTGAAG TGGACAAAGATGCTAAGGGAAGGGAAGTTAAAGGGGGTCCAGGCAGAGGCTCATTGACCGAAACTCCAGTTCCTTCCAtcaaaaaacctgaaaactcaGCCTCAGTGCCAAATGCGGAGCCTGCTGGCAACAACTTGACCCCCACCACCACAGAGCCCACTCCAACCGATG GTCAGCCAATCACTTGCTCAGACCTCCCCTCGCCGACAGACTTGCTCCTTCCAGAGATCGGAGCCGTTGTTCCTATCATTGAGCACAGCTCACCCCACGATGCTCACCCAGAGGAGTCGGACAGAGAAAG ACGGAAGCCAAG CAGGAAAGTAGGACGCAGCGAGAGCGCCCGCGTGGACCGGCACTCGTCTCGGCGGCGTGGCTCTTCTCGTAAACAGTCTCGCTCCCGTAGCGACGTGGACCTGCAGCCTCCGTCTTCTGCAACAACTCCTACCCCGCTGTCCCCGCAGAACCTCCATCC TTTGGATGGGCCAGCTTTCCCTTCTGAAGTGCCTGGCCAGGCCCCAACAAGCCCGTCCCCACAGTTGGAGGAGATTGACCCCCGCTTGCAGGAGTTGGAGCAGGACCCGCCCAGCTGGAGGGTGCTGGCGTCTTCTGAGACCTTAAAGAACCTGAGCAAGAAGGAGACCAAGAGGCAGGAAGTCATAAACG AGTTGTTTGCCACAGAGCATGCCCACGTGAGAATGCTGAGTGTCCTTCAGTGGGTGTTCGCCAAGCCGCTGGAGAGGGCGGAAATCCTCTCTGCCCTGGACCTTGAGACCATTTTCCCAAGCCTTGAGGAAATCATTGACATGCACT ATAACTTCTATGAAAGCCTGAAGAAACTGCGTGTCAGTGACAACTACATCGTTAAAAACATCAGCCCCACATTGCTCAACAGG tttggTGGCCCTGAAGGAGAATGGTTTCAGAAACTGACAGCCAGATTCTGCAGTTACCAGACCTATGCTCTGGACCAGATCaagcaaagacagaagaaaGACGCTCGCTTTAACTCTTTTATACAG GATGCAGAGAGTAAACCCCAGTGCCGCAGACTGCAGCTCAAAGACATTATTCCTACAGAAATGCAGAGGCTAACAAAGTATCCACTGTTGCTGGAAAACATCGCAAAGAAcacag AGGAAAAAGAGGAGAAGGAGTCGATCCAGCAAAGTGCAGAATGCTGCAGAAAGATCCTCAACCATGTCAATGAAGAGGTCAAAACAATGGGGAACATGTTG ACTCTAAAGGAGTACcagaaaaaactggaaacatcgGGGCTGAAAGCCAGTGTTGAGCTTTATACTGAATATAAG AGCATTGACTTGACTCAGAGGAAGATGCTTTTTGAAGGTCCGCTGGTCTGGAGAGTCACCAAAGAGAAGGCTATTG ATGTGCATTGCCTGCTGCTGGATGATATGCTGGTTCTTGCACAGAAGCAGGAGGACAAGATGTTGCTAAAATGCCAGAGTAAAAGTAACATTACTGCACAGGAGGGCAAGCAAATGCTGAGCCCAATTATAAAGCTGGACTCCGTTTTCCTCCGTGAAGTGGCAACAG ATCGGAAGGCTTTTTATGTGATATTCACATGGGACAGTGGAGCTCAGATCTATGAGCTGGTGGCTCAGTCTAttgcagaaatgaaaat ttgGCATGATATAATAAAGTCAACGGTTGACGTTCTGAAGAAGAGTGGAACATCCATACGGTTACATATTCCTCCTGGAGTTGGGATTACTCCTCTCAGTCCCACCAC GCTGAGTGCTCCATTGAATCCATCTGAGAATGGAAGTTTAAGAGGCAGCAGCG ACCAAGAAAGGGACAGTGTGACAGATCACAACGCTGTTCCTCCAAGGGTCAATCTGATAGAGACGTTGACCGACAGGGGTCTCCTTCAGGTACTGGATTACTCCAGCAGGAACCAGGAGAAGGTGGCTGACGGTGCTTTGGATGAAG TCATGTCACTTAAAAGATTGCTGATTGGCAGCATCAGCCTGTCAGAGGACTCGCAGCATGATGAAGAACATGAAGAGGAGCAACCAGATAAGCCGTCTCATGAAACGGAGGCCCCTCAGCCAACAG TAGAAAGCGAGTCTACAGACAGCGGATACATGCAGGTGAACACCAGTCCTTCTGCGAAGGAAGATGGAGCAAAACAAGAAGATGAAGACGGGAGTATCTTTGCCCCTCTGGTCTTGTCCCAGGAGAGAAGAGCCGAAGTAAGCAGGAGGCTGGACAGCCTGCTGCAAATGATACAGAGACTACAG gCTGTGGAAGAGGAGCATCACAAGCTGAGCGAGGTCCTTTCTGAGTTCTCGCTGGAAAGCGCCAACTTCCAGTAA
- the arhgef1 gene encoding rho guanine nucleotide exchange factor 1 isoform X1, translating to MSIIGAEDEDFENDLADSADDKCPHFDSIDLLKKRPTHLLVFMQHVILQFDPAPLLCYLHADIVKNLNARDTKKQFPEFYNNFLEKGAILRVSMPSSLSFELDRTRPELLSDDTQRRYAADVQKFQTAEVAKQLEDFRQKRMMGMTLLEEQVMDVENHYPTDRVPLDMKEKSVAENLLEKMYDSQLTFVPDEDKCQAIFAAVAAYMKHLEVKNRAGDSKKSKRGFPWIKKNHDPQKPRTRGFHVPIWIGGSAVEGKLKEAEVDKDAKGREVKGGPGRGSLTETPVPSIKKPENSASVPNAEPAGNNLTPTTTEPTPTDGQPITCSDLPSPTDLLLPEIGAVVPIIEHSSPHDAHPEESDRERRKPSRKVGRSESARVDRHSSRRRGSSRKQSRSRSDVDLQPPSSATTPTPLSPQNLHPLDGPAFPSEVPGQAPTSPSPQLEEIDPRLQELEQDPPSWRVLASSETLKNLSKKETKRQEVINELFATEHAHVRMLSVLQWVFAKPLERAEILSALDLETIFPSLEEIIDMHYNFYESLKKLRVSDNYIVKNISPTLLNRFGGPEGEWFQKLTARFCSYQTYALDQIKQRQKKDARFNSFIQDAESKPQCRRLQLKDIIPTEMQRLTKYPLLLENIAKNTEEKEEKESIQQSAECCRKILNHVNEEVKTMGNMLTLKEYQKKLETSGLKASVELYTEYKSIDLTQRKMLFEGPLVWRVTKEKAIDVHCLLLDDMLVLAQKQEDKMLLKCQSKSNITAQEGKQMLSPIIKLDSVFLREVATDRKAFYVIFTWDSGAQIYELVAQSIAEMKIWHDIIKSTVDVLKKSGTSIRLHIPPGVGITPLSPTTLSAPLNPSENGSLRGSSDQERDSVTDHNAVPPRVNLIETLTDRGLLQVLDYSSRNQEKVADGALDEVMSLKRLLIGSISLSEDSQHDEEHEEEQPDKPSHETEAPQPTVESESTDSGYMQVNTSPSAKEDGAKQEDEDGSIFAPLVLSQERRAEVSRRLDSLLQMIQRLQAVEEEHHKLSEVLSEFSLESANFQ from the exons ATGAGCATCATTGGGGCTGAAGATGAGGACTTTGAGAATGATCTAGCAGAT TCAGCAGATGACAAATGCCCACACTTCGACAGCATCGACTTGTTGAAGAAACGGCCAACTCACTTGCTGGTGTTCATGCAGCATGTCATTCTCCAGTTTGACCCTGCGCCCTTG TTGTGTTATCTTCACGCTGACATTGTGAAGAACCTCAATGCCAGAGACACCAAGAAACAGTTCCCAGAGTTCTACAACAACTTCTTGGAGAAGGGTGCT ATTCTCAGAGTCTCGATGCCATCCAGTTTATCCTTTGAATTGG ACCGAACTCGCCCAGAATTGCTGTCAGATGACACCCAAAGGCGTTATGCTGCAGATGTTCAGAAATTTCAAACTGCAGAAGTAGCCAAACAGCTGGAAGATTTCAG GCAAAAAAGGATGATGGGTATGACCCTCCTTGAGGAGCAGGTGATGGACGTGGAGAATCACTATCCAACTGACCGCGTCCCGTTGGATATGAAGGAGAAGTCTGTGGCCGAGAATCTGTTGGAGAAGATGTATGATTCACA aCTTACTTTTGTCCCAGATGAGGATAAATG CCAAGCCATCTTTGCTGCAGTAGCTGCCTACATGAAGCACCTCGAAGTCAAAAACAGGGCAGGAGATAGTAAAAAGTCCAAAAGAGGTTTCCCTTGGATTAAG AAGAATCATGATCCTCAAAAACCCAGGACTCGGGGGTTCCATGTTCCAATCTGGATTGGAGGCAGTG CAGTCGAAGGCAAACTAAAAGAAGCTGAAG TGGACAAAGATGCTAAGGGAAGGGAAGTTAAAGGGGGTCCAGGCAGAGGCTCATTGACCGAAACTCCAGTTCCTTCCAtcaaaaaacctgaaaactcaGCCTCAGTGCCAAATGCGGAGCCTGCTGGCAACAACTTGACCCCCACCACCACAGAGCCCACTCCAACCGATG GTCAGCCAATCACTTGCTCAGACCTCCCCTCGCCGACAGACTTGCTCCTTCCAGAGATCGGAGCCGTTGTTCCTATCATTGAGCACAGCTCACCCCACGATGCTCACCCAGAGGAGTCGGACAGAGAAAG ACGGAAGCCAAG CAGGAAAGTAGGACGCAGCGAGAGCGCCCGCGTGGACCGGCACTCGTCTCGGCGGCGTGGCTCTTCTCGTAAACAGTCTCGCTCCCGTAGCGACGTGGACCTGCAGCCTCCGTCTTCTGCAACAACTCCTACCCCGCTGTCCCCGCAGAACCTCCATCC TTTGGATGGGCCAGCTTTCCCTTCTGAAGTGCCTGGCCAGGCCCCAACAAGCCCGTCCCCACAGTTGGAGGAGATTGACCCCCGCTTGCAGGAGTTGGAGCAGGACCCGCCCAGCTGGAGGGTGCTGGCGTCTTCTGAGACCTTAAAGAACCTGAGCAAGAAGGAGACCAAGAGGCAGGAAGTCATAAACG AGTTGTTTGCCACAGAGCATGCCCACGTGAGAATGCTGAGTGTCCTTCAGTGGGTGTTCGCCAAGCCGCTGGAGAGGGCGGAAATCCTCTCTGCCCTGGACCTTGAGACCATTTTCCCAAGCCTTGAGGAAATCATTGACATGCACT ATAACTTCTATGAAAGCCTGAAGAAACTGCGTGTCAGTGACAACTACATCGTTAAAAACATCAGCCCCACATTGCTCAACAGG tttggTGGCCCTGAAGGAGAATGGTTTCAGAAACTGACAGCCAGATTCTGCAGTTACCAGACCTATGCTCTGGACCAGATCaagcaaagacagaagaaaGACGCTCGCTTTAACTCTTTTATACAG GATGCAGAGAGTAAACCCCAGTGCCGCAGACTGCAGCTCAAAGACATTATTCCTACAGAAATGCAGAGGCTAACAAAGTATCCACTGTTGCTGGAAAACATCGCAAAGAAcacag AGGAAAAAGAGGAGAAGGAGTCGATCCAGCAAAGTGCAGAATGCTGCAGAAAGATCCTCAACCATGTCAATGAAGAGGTCAAAACAATGGGGAACATGTTG ACTCTAAAGGAGTACcagaaaaaactggaaacatcgGGGCTGAAAGCCAGTGTTGAGCTTTATACTGAATATAAG AGCATTGACTTGACTCAGAGGAAGATGCTTTTTGAAGGTCCGCTGGTCTGGAGAGTCACCAAAGAGAAGGCTATTG ATGTGCATTGCCTGCTGCTGGATGATATGCTGGTTCTTGCACAGAAGCAGGAGGACAAGATGTTGCTAAAATGCCAGAGTAAAAGTAACATTACTGCACAGGAGGGCAAGCAAATGCTGAGCCCAATTATAAAGCTGGACTCCGTTTTCCTCCGTGAAGTGGCAACAG ATCGGAAGGCTTTTTATGTGATATTCACATGGGACAGTGGAGCTCAGATCTATGAGCTGGTGGCTCAGTCTAttgcagaaatgaaaat ttgGCATGATATAATAAAGTCAACGGTTGACGTTCTGAAGAAGAGTGGAACATCCATACGGTTACATATTCCTCCTGGAGTTGGGATTACTCCTCTCAGTCCCACCAC GCTGAGTGCTCCATTGAATCCATCTGAGAATGGAAGTTTAAGAGGCAGCAGCG ACCAAGAAAGGGACAGTGTGACAGATCACAACGCTGTTCCTCCAAGGGTCAATCTGATAGAGACGTTGACCGACAGGGGTCTCCTTCAGGTACTGGATTACTCCAGCAGGAACCAGGAGAAGGTGGCTGACGGTGCTTTGGATGAAG TCATGTCACTTAAAAGATTGCTGATTGGCAGCATCAGCCTGTCAGAGGACTCGCAGCATGATGAAGAACATGAAGAGGAGCAACCAGATAAGCCGTCTCATGAAACGGAGGCCCCTCAGCCAACAG TAGAAAGCGAGTCTACAGACAGCGGATACATGCAGGTGAACACCAGTCCTTCTGCGAAGGAAGATGGAGCAAAACAAGAAGATGAAGACGGGAGTATCTTTGCCCCTCTGGTCTTGTCCCAGGAGAGAAGAGCCGAAGTAAGCAGGAGGCTGGACAGCCTGCTGCAAATGATACAGAGACTACAG gCTGTGGAAGAGGAGCATCACAAGCTGAGCGAGGTCCTTTCTGAGTTCTCGCTGGAAAGCGCCAACTTCCAGTAA
- the arhgef1 gene encoding rho guanine nucleotide exchange factor 1 isoform X4, with protein MSIIGAEDEDFENDLADSADDKCPHFDSIDLLKKRPTHLLVFMQHVILQFDPAPLLCYLHADIVKNLNARDTKKQFPEFYNNFLEKGAILRVSMPSSLSFELDRTRPELLSDDTQRRYAADVQKFQTAEVAKQLEDFRQKRMMGMTLLEEQVMDVENHYPTDRVPLDMKEKSVAENLLEKMYDSQLTFVPDEDKCQAIFAAVAAYMKHLEVKNRAGDSKKSKRGFPWIKKNHDPQKPRTRGFHVPIWIGGSAVEGKLKEAEVDKDAKGREVKGGPGRGSLTETPVPSIKKPENSASVPNAEPAGNNLTPTTTEPTPTDGQPITCSDLPSPTDLLLPEIGAVVPIIEHSSPHDAHPEESDRESRKVGRSESARVDRHSSRRRGSSRKQSRSRSDVDLQPPSSATTPTPLSPQNLHPLDGPAFPSEVPGQAPTSPSPQLEEIDPRLQELEQDPPSWRVLASSETLKNLSKKETKRQEVINELFATEHAHVRMLSVLQWVFAKPLERAEILSALDLETIFPSLEEIIDMHYNFYESLKKLRVSDNYIVKNISPTLLNRFGGPEGEWFQKLTARFCSYQTYALDQIKQRQKKDARFNSFIQDAESKPQCRRLQLKDIIPTEMQRLTKYPLLLENIAKNTEEKEEKESIQQSAECCRKILNHVNEEVKTMGNMLTLKEYQKKLETSGLKASVELYTEYKSIDLTQRKMLFEGPLVWRVTKEKAIDVHCLLLDDMLVLAQKQEDKMLLKCQSKSNITAQEGKQMLSPIIKLDSVFLREVATDRKAFYVIFTWDSGAQIYELVAQSIAEMKIWHDIIKSTVDVLKKSGTSIRLHIPPGVGITPLSPTTLSAPLNPSENGSLRGSSDQERDSVTDHNAVPPRVNLIETLTDRGLLQVLDYSSRNQEKVADGALDEVMSLKRLLIGSISLSEDSQHDEEHEEEQPDKPSHETEAPQPTVESESTDSGYMQVNTSPSAKEDGAKQEDEDGSIFAPLVLSQERRAEVSRRLDSLLQMIQRLQAVEEEHHKLSEVLSEFSLESANFQ; from the exons ATGAGCATCATTGGGGCTGAAGATGAGGACTTTGAGAATGATCTAGCAGAT TCAGCAGATGACAAATGCCCACACTTCGACAGCATCGACTTGTTGAAGAAACGGCCAACTCACTTGCTGGTGTTCATGCAGCATGTCATTCTCCAGTTTGACCCTGCGCCCTTG TTGTGTTATCTTCACGCTGACATTGTGAAGAACCTCAATGCCAGAGACACCAAGAAACAGTTCCCAGAGTTCTACAACAACTTCTTGGAGAAGGGTGCT ATTCTCAGAGTCTCGATGCCATCCAGTTTATCCTTTGAATTGG ACCGAACTCGCCCAGAATTGCTGTCAGATGACACCCAAAGGCGTTATGCTGCAGATGTTCAGAAATTTCAAACTGCAGAAGTAGCCAAACAGCTGGAAGATTTCAG GCAAAAAAGGATGATGGGTATGACCCTCCTTGAGGAGCAGGTGATGGACGTGGAGAATCACTATCCAACTGACCGCGTCCCGTTGGATATGAAGGAGAAGTCTGTGGCCGAGAATCTGTTGGAGAAGATGTATGATTCACA aCTTACTTTTGTCCCAGATGAGGATAAATG CCAAGCCATCTTTGCTGCAGTAGCTGCCTACATGAAGCACCTCGAAGTCAAAAACAGGGCAGGAGATAGTAAAAAGTCCAAAAGAGGTTTCCCTTGGATTAAG AAGAATCATGATCCTCAAAAACCCAGGACTCGGGGGTTCCATGTTCCAATCTGGATTGGAGGCAGTG CAGTCGAAGGCAAACTAAAAGAAGCTGAAG TGGACAAAGATGCTAAGGGAAGGGAAGTTAAAGGGGGTCCAGGCAGAGGCTCATTGACCGAAACTCCAGTTCCTTCCAtcaaaaaacctgaaaactcaGCCTCAGTGCCAAATGCGGAGCCTGCTGGCAACAACTTGACCCCCACCACCACAGAGCCCACTCCAACCGATG GTCAGCCAATCACTTGCTCAGACCTCCCCTCGCCGACAGACTTGCTCCTTCCAGAGATCGGAGCCGTTGTTCCTATCATTGAGCACAGCTCACCCCACGATGCTCACCCAGAGGAGTCGGACAGAGAAAG CAGGAAAGTAGGACGCAGCGAGAGCGCCCGCGTGGACCGGCACTCGTCTCGGCGGCGTGGCTCTTCTCGTAAACAGTCTCGCTCCCGTAGCGACGTGGACCTGCAGCCTCCGTCTTCTGCAACAACTCCTACCCCGCTGTCCCCGCAGAACCTCCATCC TTTGGATGGGCCAGCTTTCCCTTCTGAAGTGCCTGGCCAGGCCCCAACAAGCCCGTCCCCACAGTTGGAGGAGATTGACCCCCGCTTGCAGGAGTTGGAGCAGGACCCGCCCAGCTGGAGGGTGCTGGCGTCTTCTGAGACCTTAAAGAACCTGAGCAAGAAGGAGACCAAGAGGCAGGAAGTCATAAACG AGTTGTTTGCCACAGAGCATGCCCACGTGAGAATGCTGAGTGTCCTTCAGTGGGTGTTCGCCAAGCCGCTGGAGAGGGCGGAAATCCTCTCTGCCCTGGACCTTGAGACCATTTTCCCAAGCCTTGAGGAAATCATTGACATGCACT ATAACTTCTATGAAAGCCTGAAGAAACTGCGTGTCAGTGACAACTACATCGTTAAAAACATCAGCCCCACATTGCTCAACAGG tttggTGGCCCTGAAGGAGAATGGTTTCAGAAACTGACAGCCAGATTCTGCAGTTACCAGACCTATGCTCTGGACCAGATCaagcaaagacagaagaaaGACGCTCGCTTTAACTCTTTTATACAG GATGCAGAGAGTAAACCCCAGTGCCGCAGACTGCAGCTCAAAGACATTATTCCTACAGAAATGCAGAGGCTAACAAAGTATCCACTGTTGCTGGAAAACATCGCAAAGAAcacag AGGAAAAAGAGGAGAAGGAGTCGATCCAGCAAAGTGCAGAATGCTGCAGAAAGATCCTCAACCATGTCAATGAAGAGGTCAAAACAATGGGGAACATGTTG ACTCTAAAGGAGTACcagaaaaaactggaaacatcgGGGCTGAAAGCCAGTGTTGAGCTTTATACTGAATATAAG AGCATTGACTTGACTCAGAGGAAGATGCTTTTTGAAGGTCCGCTGGTCTGGAGAGTCACCAAAGAGAAGGCTATTG ATGTGCATTGCCTGCTGCTGGATGATATGCTGGTTCTTGCACAGAAGCAGGAGGACAAGATGTTGCTAAAATGCCAGAGTAAAAGTAACATTACTGCACAGGAGGGCAAGCAAATGCTGAGCCCAATTATAAAGCTGGACTCCGTTTTCCTCCGTGAAGTGGCAACAG ATCGGAAGGCTTTTTATGTGATATTCACATGGGACAGTGGAGCTCAGATCTATGAGCTGGTGGCTCAGTCTAttgcagaaatgaaaat ttgGCATGATATAATAAAGTCAACGGTTGACGTTCTGAAGAAGAGTGGAACATCCATACGGTTACATATTCCTCCTGGAGTTGGGATTACTCCTCTCAGTCCCACCAC GCTGAGTGCTCCATTGAATCCATCTGAGAATGGAAGTTTAAGAGGCAGCAGCG ACCAAGAAAGGGACAGTGTGACAGATCACAACGCTGTTCCTCCAAGGGTCAATCTGATAGAGACGTTGACCGACAGGGGTCTCCTTCAGGTACTGGATTACTCCAGCAGGAACCAGGAGAAGGTGGCTGACGGTGCTTTGGATGAAG TCATGTCACTTAAAAGATTGCTGATTGGCAGCATCAGCCTGTCAGAGGACTCGCAGCATGATGAAGAACATGAAGAGGAGCAACCAGATAAGCCGTCTCATGAAACGGAGGCCCCTCAGCCAACAG TAGAAAGCGAGTCTACAGACAGCGGATACATGCAGGTGAACACCAGTCCTTCTGCGAAGGAAGATGGAGCAAAACAAGAAGATGAAGACGGGAGTATCTTTGCCCCTCTGGTCTTGTCCCAGGAGAGAAGAGCCGAAGTAAGCAGGAGGCTGGACAGCCTGCTGCAAATGATACAGAGACTACAG gCTGTGGAAGAGGAGCATCACAAGCTGAGCGAGGTCCTTTCTGAGTTCTCGCTGGAAAGCGCCAACTTCCAGTAA